Genomic segment of Macadamia integrifolia cultivar HAES 741 unplaced genomic scaffold, SCU_Mint_v3 scaffold2596, whole genome shotgun sequence:
TGTTGTGGATTATGGTCTGTTGTTTCAATATATGCTCAAGATAATTAGGTTGCCAGAGGTCAGGGGAGCATAGATGTGAAAAGGTTGGTGGAATGACTTTCATAGCAGAGTTGTGAAGAATAGCCATGGGAAATTTTATCTCTATTACTAGATATCTCAAATGTCAAGGTTTCAATTGAGCATgtaacaagagagagagagagagagagagagagagagagagagagaagggtttgAAACATGGAATAGGAACGAGGGTCATTTTAGAGTTCAAATCCTCTCTACATACATTTATACATTTTAGGTGTAAATacctattctttttattttcgtAAAAActctttttcatcttttaaaTGACAATAAATGGGATATGTTTTTGCACCTTAACATCTATGCAAAGGGACCTCACCTcttcatttcatgtgagaatgagagagaatgtGAGTATACACAAGAAGTATGGTTGCATGTTACAATTGGAATGAAAACGAGAATAATATTTCCATGTGAACCCTTGCACGTAAGGTATCAAAAGGAGATTTTAGGAAGAGCCTAAAAACCCTATAATAACTTGTGAACTCTAAAAtggaatgatgaactttatcGCCTAAATTGAGATCATCCACAGCCTCTTATATGCATACAACTCTTGAGGATACGCAACCCCACGTGGTTGGCATGTTGCATGAAAGATTAGATGGTCATTAAAAAGGATCtccttatccaaaaaaaaaaaaaaaaaaattaaaggggaTCCCAATCCTAATCACCTGTAGCGAAGGAAAACTTCCTCCAATGTCAGAGGTCAACAAActttttctgaaaacaagtaaaactaaaaatttttTATCCACATTGGGTGAAGGGAAAGTACCAAAAAAGGCTTTTTGTTCATACATTTAACAGTTTAGATAGATTGACCAAGTCAATCCTCTTTATAGTctcttaccaaaagaaaaatcctcTTTATAGTCAAAATTAAATCTGATATATGGTTATACAGATTTGACACAGGATCGGAATGCATATACCGCAATAATTCTCGAAACCCGAAAACTTTGTTTACCCTCTCCTCTTTTCCTCCTCAGAGTTCATCTTTGAGTTGTTGAATTGCAATTGCAGGGTTGCGGGCTTCTTAATTCGACGCTTCTTTCTTCAGGTTGAAATTTGGGCTCACCTTTCACAAACGGCTGCTCCTTATCAGTGACGAAGAAAATGGTAAGAATCTTCAATAGCTATTTCCCTCAATTTGTCTCCTTCATTTTGATACCATGAGTTGAGAACATCTATTTCTGTGAATTGTTTATACCTTGGTGGGTTTTTGATTCCTGGGTTCAGAATCTTGTTTCCGTCCATCCCTTCTCCCCAGAGACCTTACGAGGGTTTTTGGTTTGTTGGTTTCTGTTTTGATGTCCTGTTCTACGAAAAGTGCCCTTTTTatgtccaattttttttttcctgctattTTAAATTGTTTGAAACGTCTCTCTGTAGATAAGTcgaattttgtgtgtgtgtgtgtgtgtttttttttttttttttttttaaatgttaatTGCCCTTTTGTCGAATTTTTCTGCTAGTCGTCTTCTTCAATATGCACTGGTCACTGGGCTTCCTGATCTATTGATGGATTTATCGTCTCTggctctctcttcccccctctTGTGGTAACTAGGTGGATTGTTTCTCTTCCTGGGATGGAAAATATTAGCATGGATAAGTGGAATATGGATGCTTATAGGATTTCTGTTATTTTTATCTTCGAagtgtttgtttttttctttttcagttcctagctgaggttttttttattgagtGTTCCTATCTTTCTCATCAAAATGAATCTAATGATTCTCAATTTCTTACCCTTTTGGGATGAGATGGAGGTGATTAGGTTAGAGTGGATACAAGGCAACGTGGATGTCCAGTATTatttcttgattttattttaaaattttagtgTTATATGGGGACTCAAAACAGTAGACTTAGTATTGGTTTCAACACCTTCCAACACAAAACAAATTAACTTTTCCCCTTGAAGCTCATTGTAAGGCCAGTGTATGAAGAGGTAAAAGCATGAGGCATGAGCCCACCATACATCAAGCTCAATGTGAAAACTGAAAAGCAGCTCCTCTCGCGTACCTCATCTTTGAGGTTGTTACCCCAAGGTGTTTGAACTTTTTTAGCTGCACCTGAGGCGCCACAAACACTTCTCCAAATGATTATTTTTCCCCTGGAATATAAGTTGCAAGTTTTCAGTTTGTAGCCAGTGTTGTTAAATTAGCTTCATAGGTATTCATAAAAGACTCTACTCTTGAAAAAGTTTGCGAAACAAATCAGGCTTGCAGTCATACAGCCCTCCATACATCTAGggaatattagaaaaaaaaatggaagtgcCCTCTGCAATGCTACAACTGTGACTTTTTAAGATCTTATGAAAACCTTGAGTTGCTGTGGGAGAAATTTGTGTGGGGGTTAATTTTTGGGGGGGATAAGTAGGCGCCAAGGAGAATTAAATCCATGACCAtttaattgtgaggtgttgtCCTTGCGAACTGAGGTACCCcttgggttttaaaaattggagtATAGGAAGCCTTATCTTATCAAATTGATGTAAGGGTACTCGCatatttcctcttttcttttactcTTTTGGTGAATTCGAATGCTTTGTTTCAGTTTGAAGAGGTCTCTAAGTTTGTCCACTCTCAAGAGATATTCAGACATATATGTGATAGGTATTGTTAGTTGCACTATGGCCAGAAAAAATCCAATAAATTTACCTCTGAAAAATAGTGTAAATGGGCTTTATTACCAATATTGTCTTTGTTACTATTGTACTCTGTGGCTGTAATCTGTTGATTCAGCATTGATGCACTAGTTTTTTAAGCTACCGGCTTTAGTTTGTTTCATCAACTGTTCCATCTTGCTGGTTGACATCATAATATTTTGTACTCATGATGCATTTTTGTTTTACAGACTACCTCAAGGCGCCTTGCAGATAGGAAAGTGGCGAAGTTTCAGAAAAATATCACAAAGAGGGGAACAGTTCCTGAAACCCCGGTAAAGAAAGGAAATGACTACCCAGTCGGGCCAATTTTGcttgggttttttgtttttgtggtcATTGGATCATGTATGCTCTTTCCACCCACTCCCTACTTCTTTTATCAATTAAATTCTGATCTATGGCCTATGTTACATACCTATTGTTTAATCACTGCATGTTGCAAATAGCAAAGTAGGAATCAAATGGTGTGAGGTCTGACATTTTATATCGACACCATGTGCCCGTTTCCTTGATATCAGTTTTCTTATAAACCTCAATAGCTATATTGAGTTTATGTCTGCCTGTGGGCAATTAGTTCTATTTCTTAACTAATCTTAGTCTTGTGGGTACCAGGGCCTCCGTTGTATTTTATAATTCTTGTGAGATCTCTATTGATTCATTCATCTTGTTTTGAAACATAATTACCTGCTGTTTCCAGATTGCATTTCTGGCCATCCTGAACCTTTTTCTTTCGtgtgtttatatatataattcatttGCATAGGACGACGTTGAATGATGATTGTAATTCTTGGTAAAGCTTGGCTGCCCAAAGAACCAAGCCGTTGGAACTT
This window contains:
- the LOC122066809 gene encoding probable stress-associated endoplasmic reticulum protein gives rise to the protein MTTSRRLADRKVAKFQKNITKRGTVPETPVKKGNDYPVGPILLGFFVFVVIGSSLFQIIRTATSRGMA